One stretch of Schlesneria sp. DSM 10557 DNA includes these proteins:
- a CDS encoding SpoIID/LytB domain-containing protein produces MVDQKRQADSKLARQPVAFLRSEHTRKSSSAPHPLRLVGLSLLVLLAGFVAIQLQTIPPALPPQLQVAKSARLPAPARLLKQDGKTPETTEPLIRVNVTPGGTDSFRLEIRGQYKLSGLDTNPNSEVSLKLPPGPMTVEATRTGMKLGTVETSLTQIEIVPVESPAIRVDGHLYRGRMRLFRRTDGKVSAVNVLPIEEYLASVVDSEMPAKFPAAAREAQAIVARTYALYQAQHADPKSVFDLFSSQRSQKYLGVEYVDKNNRRLAGESQSSRRAVRETRGIVCKLDEKLFCTYYSAVCGGQTINGKEVFKDATEALKSTQCEWCRESPHYRWTTELSRDAFEARALTPKEKPKLLTIHSIQQLVEPGQGSICQFKLKTPADLLAVNGIQLRDRMPVGTLPSPHFHVMLEKDKVIFKGRGHGHGVGFCQWGAKGQAEAGRSSSEIIRHYFAGAKLTTLKY; encoded by the coding sequence ATGGTGGATCAAAAGCGACAGGCTGACAGCAAACTTGCTCGTCAGCCTGTCGCTTTTTTGCGCTCGGAGCACACCCGCAAATCCTCCTCTGCTCCGCACCCTCTCAGACTTGTTGGCCTCTCGCTGCTGGTCCTGCTGGCAGGCTTCGTCGCGATACAATTGCAGACCATCCCCCCTGCACTTCCTCCCCAGCTTCAGGTGGCCAAAAGCGCGCGTCTTCCTGCGCCCGCGAGGTTGCTGAAACAGGACGGAAAGACACCCGAAACAACAGAGCCATTAATCCGAGTCAATGTGACGCCGGGCGGGACCGATTCGTTCCGATTGGAAATTCGGGGTCAGTACAAATTGAGCGGGCTGGATACGAACCCGAATTCCGAGGTTTCCCTGAAGCTTCCCCCGGGCCCGATGACCGTCGAAGCGACGAGGACGGGGATGAAGCTGGGCACCGTAGAGACCTCCCTGACCCAGATCGAGATCGTCCCGGTGGAATCTCCTGCCATTCGGGTCGACGGCCATCTTTACCGCGGCCGCATGCGACTCTTCCGCCGCACTGATGGGAAAGTTTCTGCCGTCAACGTACTTCCCATCGAAGAATACCTTGCCAGCGTGGTCGACTCAGAGATGCCCGCGAAGTTTCCTGCAGCCGCCCGTGAGGCGCAGGCAATCGTCGCGCGCACGTACGCTCTCTATCAGGCCCAGCACGCCGATCCGAAGTCCGTGTTTGACCTCTTTTCGTCCCAGCGAAGCCAGAAGTACCTGGGGGTCGAATACGTGGATAAGAATAACCGCCGACTGGCAGGAGAAAGCCAGAGCAGCCGCCGTGCCGTCCGCGAAACTCGAGGAATCGTCTGCAAACTCGACGAGAAACTCTTCTGCACCTACTACTCGGCCGTCTGCGGGGGACAGACAATCAACGGGAAGGAAGTATTCAAAGATGCCACTGAGGCGTTGAAGTCCACTCAGTGCGAATGGTGTCGTGAGTCGCCGCATTACCGCTGGACGACCGAGTTATCACGGGATGCATTTGAGGCCCGCGCCTTAACCCCTAAAGAGAAACCCAAGCTGCTCACCATCCACTCGATTCAGCAGTTGGTGGAACCCGGTCAGGGTTCCATCTGCCAGTTCAAGCTGAAGACTCCCGCCGACCTGCTCGCCGTCAATGGCATACAACTCCGTGATCGCATGCCGGTCGGAACACTCCCCAGCCCCCATTTTCATGTCATGCTGGAGAAGGATAAAGTTATCTTCAAAGGACGGGGTCACGGACATGGAGTCGGCTTCTGCCAATGGGGGGCGAAGGGCCAGGCGGAAGCGGGGCGATCCTCTTCCGAGATCATCCGCCACTACTTCGCCGGTGCAAAACTGACGACTCTCAAGTACTAG
- a CDS encoding PDZ domain-containing protein, whose product MHFLRILLVLTLSCQLVRAAQEDVADATVPEHVQSLIAELDHPQFQRRELAAKSLTGQGVVVIPGLARAAESGSPEASVRAFDVLQKLYNGEDEATFEAVEQVFQRLKVDEHLAVASRAERAFDTGSETRQKRAIAKFEKLGGIVHFSERPSSERLALGRPTIEYVMLGRDWTGGEEGLRLLGRIEDLRTSITQLYIIRGINISEETKLDLLAELPFLKIEHRGPARLGIRGSHLNDGCIVIGIDPGSAAELAGMKIRDEVIEIDDRPVESFEDLIGIIGEKEPGEQVPIVFRRGEETRRVVAKLSGWTRPARPNAPLQQP is encoded by the coding sequence ATGCATTTCCTCCGGATTCTCCTCGTTCTCACGCTTTCGTGTCAACTGGTGAGAGCGGCCCAGGAAGACGTCGCTGACGCAACAGTGCCTGAGCACGTTCAATCCCTGATTGCTGAACTGGATCATCCGCAATTCCAGCGGCGTGAGCTGGCGGCGAAAAGTCTGACGGGACAAGGGGTTGTTGTAATTCCAGGGCTCGCACGGGCGGCGGAATCAGGATCTCCGGAAGCTTCGGTTCGCGCCTTCGACGTCTTACAAAAACTGTACAACGGCGAGGATGAGGCGACCTTCGAGGCGGTGGAACAGGTTTTTCAGCGATTGAAAGTTGACGAGCATCTCGCCGTGGCCTCGCGTGCCGAACGGGCGTTCGACACGGGTTCTGAGACCCGTCAGAAGCGAGCTATCGCGAAGTTCGAGAAGTTGGGGGGAATCGTTCATTTCTCGGAACGACCATCCTCAGAGCGACTGGCGCTCGGGCGTCCCACGATCGAATACGTCATGCTCGGTCGTGACTGGACGGGAGGCGAAGAAGGGCTCCGGCTGCTGGGGCGGATCGAGGACCTGCGGACGTCAATCACCCAGCTCTACATCATTCGCGGCATCAACATTTCCGAAGAAACGAAGCTCGACCTGCTCGCGGAACTCCCTTTTCTGAAGATTGAACACCGGGGGCCGGCCCGACTGGGAATCCGCGGAAGTCACCTCAATGATGGCTGTATTGTCATCGGTATTGATCCGGGGTCCGCAGCGGAGCTGGCAGGGATGAAGATCCGTGACGAAGTGATTGAAATCGACGATCGGCCCGTGGAATCTTTTGAGGATCTTATCGGCATCATCGGCGAGAAAGAGCCGGGTGAGCAGGTTCCGATCGTTTTTCGCAGAGGCGAAGAAACTCGCAGAGTTGTCGCCAAGCTTTCGGGTTGGACTCGACCTGCACGACCCAATGCCCCACTTCAGCAACCCTGA
- a CDS encoding DNA-directed RNA polymerase subunit alpha C-terminal domain-containing protein, producing the protein MIKTAEPVNIRGILQSKGHMTADEFSQLRRAVASDQVAATRQEIEALLRDVESGAASSQAVRAGIGAYLLAQHAIAERLLSGASNDGVALYVLGMVYLSLERWDEADEKFAAAAKAGYDPVECTMKRAGAIRLQGRLEEAETTLKQAGMEGARRADYSYQMGCILADRGDTYGAIEYFERAVDMDPHHSQALFRLAGENALYGNDNEAIRLYEQGLSKAPFYLGALLNLGLLYEDKGNYSAAAFCFRRVLQHDQNHPRALMYMKDIEATSEMYYDDDMAKNEARLEQLLSRPVTDFELSVRSRNCLASMDIQTLGDLTKITEPELLQGKNFGETSLVEIRELMAAHGLRVGQNLAPAKPKESGAWQGAGNYAILPTDLSPQEQAMLARSVSDLNLSVRARKCMARLGITSLAELVQRTPDELLATKNFGVTSLNEIRQQLGEIGLKLRND; encoded by the coding sequence GTGATCAAGACGGCTGAACCAGTTAATATTCGTGGAATTCTGCAATCCAAGGGTCATATGACGGCTGACGAGTTCAGCCAGTTGAGGCGAGCAGTCGCCTCTGACCAGGTGGCTGCAACGCGACAAGAAATCGAGGCCTTGCTGCGCGACGTTGAGAGCGGTGCGGCCTCCAGCCAGGCGGTTCGCGCGGGAATCGGTGCTTACCTGCTCGCCCAGCATGCGATCGCCGAACGTTTGCTCTCTGGCGCCAGTAATGACGGCGTTGCTCTGTATGTTTTGGGTATGGTTTACCTGTCGCTGGAACGGTGGGACGAAGCCGACGAGAAGTTCGCCGCTGCAGCCAAAGCTGGCTACGACCCCGTTGAGTGCACAATGAAGCGGGCGGGAGCGATCCGACTGCAAGGGCGCCTCGAGGAAGCGGAAACCACGCTGAAGCAGGCTGGGATGGAAGGCGCTCGGCGAGCCGATTACTCCTATCAGATGGGCTGTATTCTGGCTGATCGCGGCGACACCTACGGTGCGATCGAGTACTTCGAACGCGCCGTCGACATGGATCCACACCATTCCCAGGCGCTGTTCCGACTGGCCGGTGAGAATGCACTTTACGGAAATGACAACGAAGCCATCCGGCTTTACGAGCAGGGACTCAGCAAGGCACCGTTCTATCTCGGCGCTCTACTGAATCTTGGTTTGCTGTACGAAGACAAGGGGAACTACTCCGCGGCAGCTTTCTGCTTCCGCCGCGTCCTGCAGCACGACCAGAACCACCCGCGAGCTCTGATGTACATGAAGGACATCGAAGCCACGAGTGAAATGTATTACGACGATGACATGGCGAAGAACGAGGCTCGGCTCGAGCAGCTGCTCAGCCGCCCTGTCACCGACTTCGAGTTGTCGGTTCGCAGCCGCAACTGTCTGGCGAGCATGGACATCCAGACGCTGGGCGATCTCACCAAGATCACCGAACCAGAACTGCTTCAGGGCAAGAACTTCGGCGAAACGTCGCTCGTGGAAATTCGCGAGTTGATGGCAGCACACGGGTTGCGAGTCGGCCAGAACCTCGCTCCTGCAAAGCCCAAAGAGAGCGGTGCCTGGCAAGGTGCTGGAAACTACGCGATCCTGCCAACCGACCTGTCCCCACAGGAACAGGCGATGCTGGCCCGTTCTGTCTCCGACCTCAACCTTTCCGTTCGTGCCCGCAAGTGCATGGCCCGCCTGGGAATCACCAGCCTTGCTGAACTGGTACAACGAACTCCGGACGAGCTTCTGGCGACGAAGAACTTTGGGGTCACGTCGCTGAACGAAATCCGGCAGCAATTGGGCGAGATCGGGTTGAAGCTTCGCAATGACTGA